A single Nocardioides bizhenqiangii DNA region contains:
- a CDS encoding MFS transporter encodes MNSTTPIADLGPLNRAREQKAWFFYDWANSAFATTIAGVLFAPYLITIAERAACGFVGDEDRKCRETLEVLGIGIAPGSLPSYVITLSTVLGAVLYPLIGAMADRTERKTDLLAGFAWVGAAAAGLLFFLTDDRWLFGSLVFLVANLCFGASIVISDSLLNLISEEHERDRVSSVGWAYGYAGGGLLLAANFLVVTFHDSIGLSTEMAVRISLLSGAVWWAAFTLIPWRGIKDKPPVGVEEASGGLVARSFGQLLATLKDLRNYPVAVTFLLAYLFFNDGIQTVIASAAIFGEKELGFDTGVVLGAYLLVQFVAVGGAIAFGRAAARVGAKRVILAGLVVWMVIVTVALFVPEENLVAFLLLATAIGIVLGGTQALARSYFSLLIPRGKEAEFFSLYHAMDRGTSWLGTLTFGLVYQFSGSYRPAVFALIVFFTIGGLLLLRVDTERGIRDAGNDRPAIV; translated from the coding sequence ATGAACAGCACGACGCCCATCGCGGACCTAGGACCGCTCAACCGCGCCCGCGAGCAGAAGGCGTGGTTCTTCTACGACTGGGCGAACTCGGCGTTCGCGACCACGATCGCCGGGGTCCTGTTCGCGCCGTACCTGATCACCATCGCCGAGCGCGCCGCCTGCGGGTTCGTCGGCGACGAGGACCGGAAGTGCCGCGAGACGCTCGAGGTGCTCGGCATCGGCATCGCGCCCGGGTCGCTGCCGTCGTACGTCATCACGCTGTCCACGGTGCTGGGAGCAGTCCTCTACCCGCTGATCGGTGCGATGGCCGACCGCACCGAGCGGAAGACCGACCTCCTCGCGGGCTTCGCATGGGTGGGCGCGGCCGCCGCCGGGCTGCTGTTCTTCCTGACCGACGACCGCTGGCTGTTCGGCAGCCTGGTCTTCCTCGTGGCCAACCTCTGCTTCGGCGCGTCGATCGTGATCAGCGACTCCCTGCTCAACCTGATCTCCGAGGAGCACGAGCGCGACCGGGTGTCGTCCGTCGGATGGGCCTACGGGTACGCCGGCGGCGGGCTGCTGCTCGCCGCCAACTTCCTCGTCGTGACCTTCCACGACTCGATCGGACTCAGCACCGAGATGGCGGTGCGGATCAGCCTGCTCTCCGGCGCCGTCTGGTGGGCGGCGTTCACCCTGATCCCGTGGCGCGGCATCAAGGACAAGCCGCCCGTAGGTGTCGAGGAGGCCAGCGGCGGTCTCGTGGCCCGGTCGTTCGGCCAGCTGCTGGCGACGCTCAAGGACCTCCGCAACTATCCGGTGGCGGTGACCTTCCTCCTCGCCTACCTGTTCTTCAACGACGGCATCCAGACGGTGATCGCGTCGGCCGCGATCTTCGGCGAGAAGGAGCTCGGCTTCGACACCGGCGTCGTGCTCGGCGCCTACCTCCTGGTGCAGTTCGTGGCGGTCGGTGGCGCGATCGCGTTCGGCCGGGCGGCGGCGCGTGTCGGCGCCAAGCGGGTGATCCTGGCCGGCCTCGTCGTCTGGATGGTGATCGTCACCGTGGCGCTGTTCGTGCCGGAGGAGAACCTGGTCGCGTTCCTCCTGCTCGCCACGGCCATCGGCATCGTCCTGGGGGGCACCCAGGCGCTCGCCCGCTCCTACTTCTCCCTGCTCATCCCCCGCGGCAAGGAGGCGGAGTTCTTCAGCCTCTACCACGCGATGGACCGCGGTACGTCGTGGCTCGGCACGCTCACGTTCGGCCTCGTCTACCAGTTCAGCGGGTCCTACCGACCGGCCGTCTTCGCGCTCATCGTGTTCTTCACCATCGGCGGGCTGCTGCTCCTGCGCGTCGACACCGAGCGCGGCATCCGGGACGCGGGCAACGACCGCCCCGCGATTGTCTGA
- a CDS encoding RNA polymerase-binding protein RbpA, producing the protein MAERTLRGARLGGQSFEDERGIEFAARQQVGYLCPHGHSFEITMSIEADVPAVWECPRCGAEAESTAGIERVEKAEKPQRTHWDMLLERRSEKELEDILTERLELLRGGEIGPAHLHRTGRKRKAANA; encoded by the coding sequence ATGGCGGAGCGCACCTTGCGAGGCGCACGACTGGGCGGCCAGTCGTTCGAGGACGAGCGCGGCATCGAGTTCGCAGCTCGCCAGCAGGTCGGATACCTCTGCCCCCACGGGCACTCGTTCGAGATCACGATGTCGATCGAGGCCGATGTCCCCGCTGTCTGGGAGTGCCCGCGCTGTGGCGCGGAGGCCGAGAGCACGGCCGGCATCGAGCGCGTGGAGAAGGCTGAGAAGCCCCAGCGCACCCACTGGGACATGCTGCTGGAGCGGCGCTCCGAGAAGGAGCTCGAGGACATCCTGACCGAGCGGCTCGAGCTGCTCCGGGGCGGCGAGATCGGTCCTGCCCACCTGCACCGCACCGGCCGCAAGCGCAAGGCCGCCAACGCCTGA
- a CDS encoding FxsA family protein: MSTTRRRRRWLPLILFVAFVVVPLVEIYVVIQVGQAIGAWWTIGLLVLDSMIGAWLVKREGRRAWQALRAALDSYRPPAKELADGALILIGGTLLLTPGFATDVVGFLLVLPFTRPLFRRALSVYVGSRLTTVAVGRAGRAPGPTAGDTVVRGEVVED; this comes from the coding sequence GTGAGTACGACGAGGCGCCGGCGCCGGTGGCTGCCCCTGATCCTGTTCGTCGCGTTCGTCGTCGTGCCGCTGGTCGAGATCTACGTCGTCATCCAGGTCGGTCAGGCCATCGGTGCGTGGTGGACGATCGGGCTGCTGGTCCTCGACAGCATGATCGGCGCCTGGCTGGTCAAGCGGGAGGGCCGCCGCGCCTGGCAGGCTCTGCGCGCCGCGCTCGACAGCTATCGGCCGCCCGCCAAGGAGCTCGCCGACGGCGCCCTCATCCTGATCGGCGGCACCCTGCTCCTGACGCCCGGCTTCGCCACCGACGTGGTGGGGTTCCTGCTGGTGCTGCCCTTCACCCGGCCGCTCTTCCGACGCGCCCTCTCGGTCTACGTCGGGTCGCGGCTCACGACCGTCGCGGTCGGCCGGGCAGGACGGGCTCCCGGCCCGACGGCAGGGGACACCGTCGTCCGGGGCGAGGTCGTCGAGGACTGA
- a CDS encoding polyprenol monophosphomannose synthase yields MAEAETADVDRARGPGRVVVVIPTYDEAANLAWIVGRLRRAQPGVDVLVVDDNSPDGTGDIADALAAEDAQVHVLHRTGKGGLGAAYLAGFAWALAAGYDVVGEMDADGSHQPEQLHRLLDAVRSADLVIGSRWVPGGSVVNWPRRREVLSRGGNLYVRLLLGIDVHDATAGYRVFRREALEKIDLASVRSTGYVFQTDLVTRCLRAGMVVREVPIEFIERVRGESKMSRQVALESLERITLWGLRERWEQAQARRRNRR; encoded by the coding sequence TTGGCTGAAGCCGAGACCGCTGACGTCGACCGTGCCCGCGGACCGGGCCGGGTGGTCGTCGTCATCCCGACGTACGACGAGGCGGCCAACCTGGCCTGGATCGTCGGGCGGCTCCGTCGCGCGCAGCCGGGTGTCGACGTACTCGTCGTCGACGACAACTCACCGGACGGCACCGGCGACATCGCCGACGCGCTGGCCGCGGAGGACGCACAGGTCCACGTCCTGCACCGGACCGGCAAGGGCGGTCTCGGCGCGGCCTACCTCGCCGGGTTCGCGTGGGCGCTCGCGGCCGGCTACGACGTCGTCGGCGAGATGGACGCGGACGGGTCGCACCAGCCGGAGCAGCTGCACCGGCTCCTGGACGCGGTGCGCTCCGCGGACCTCGTGATCGGCTCGAGGTGGGTGCCCGGCGGCAGTGTCGTCAACTGGCCCCGACGCCGCGAGGTGCTCTCGCGGGGCGGCAACCTCTACGTCCGGCTGCTGCTCGGCATCGACGTCCACGACGCCACCGCCGGCTACCGGGTCTTCCGGCGCGAGGCGTTGGAGAAGATCGACCTGGCGTCGGTGCGATCGACCGGCTACGTCTTCCAGACCGACCTGGTCACCCGCTGCCTTCGGGCCGGCATGGTCGTGCGCGAGGTGCCGATCGAGTTCATCGAGCGGGTGCGGGGCGAGTCCAAGATGAGCAGGCAGGTCGCCCTCGAGTCGCTCGAGCGGATCACCCTGTGGGGCCTCCGCGAGCGCTGGGAGCAGGCGCAGGCACGCAGGCGCAACCGCCGCTGA
- the lnt gene encoding apolipoprotein N-acyltransferase → MPLRLVLAALGGLALTASFEPIAIPYLLPFGLAAFALATRDLTFWRSGLVGLVFGVAFYFTHIDWMRTSIGPDAWVALSAIEALFYGLVGLAVPLVRRLPAWPVWLAATWTAADGLRSGWPFSGMPWGRLGFAVVDTPVAAALAYVGMTGLSFLLALVGFLLAAGVETWLDRSEAPVPRARQLGFGGALAILAVLVIPTVAPYETEVTGSAVVAAVQGNLPGPADDILYDHRGVTRNHVDATIDLADGDVRPDFVLWPENSTAVDPFRESDVNDGIREAVAAVGVPVVVGGLIDDGEDHVLNQGIVWDPVTGPGERYTKQHPVAYGEYIPFRRYWDPNFGALREIGRDMKSGTRTSPIQVAGIKVADAICFDVAYDDVARDQLQEGAELMTVQTSNASFIFTDQIDQQFAITRLRAIESGRWLVVAATNGITGVIAPDGTVVASADPRTTAVLVEQVGLSTELTPAIRLGAWPARVLTGLALLGLVLGAIAYRRQREEDAASTRDASDAPAPETSPSPSETSVG, encoded by the coding sequence GTGCCGCTCCGCCTCGTTCTCGCCGCCCTCGGCGGCCTGGCGCTCACGGCGTCGTTCGAGCCGATCGCGATCCCTTACCTCCTGCCGTTCGGGCTGGCCGCCTTTGCGCTCGCGACGCGCGATCTCACCTTCTGGCGCTCCGGGCTGGTGGGACTGGTCTTCGGGGTGGCGTTCTACTTCACCCACATCGACTGGATGCGGACGTCGATCGGTCCCGACGCCTGGGTGGCGCTGTCCGCCATCGAGGCGCTGTTCTACGGCCTGGTGGGGCTCGCCGTCCCCCTCGTCCGTCGGCTCCCGGCCTGGCCGGTCTGGCTGGCCGCCACGTGGACGGCCGCCGACGGCCTTCGGAGCGGCTGGCCGTTCAGCGGGATGCCCTGGGGACGGCTCGGTTTCGCGGTCGTGGACACCCCCGTCGCAGCAGCACTCGCGTACGTCGGCATGACCGGCCTGTCCTTCCTGCTCGCACTGGTCGGCTTCCTGCTGGCCGCAGGCGTCGAGACGTGGTTGGACCGGTCGGAGGCACCGGTCCCGCGCGCCCGGCAGCTCGGGTTCGGAGGAGCCCTGGCGATCCTGGCCGTGCTGGTGATCCCGACCGTCGCGCCCTACGAGACGGAGGTGACGGGGTCGGCGGTCGTGGCGGCGGTGCAGGGCAACCTGCCCGGGCCGGCCGACGACATCCTCTACGACCACCGCGGCGTCACCCGCAACCACGTCGACGCGACCATCGACCTGGCCGACGGTGACGTGCGCCCCGACTTCGTGCTCTGGCCCGAGAACTCGACGGCGGTCGACCCGTTCCGGGAGAGCGACGTCAACGACGGCATTCGCGAGGCCGTTGCCGCGGTGGGCGTGCCGGTGGTCGTCGGCGGATTGATCGACGACGGCGAGGACCACGTCCTCAACCAGGGAATCGTGTGGGATCCCGTCACCGGACCGGGGGAGCGCTACACCAAGCAGCACCCCGTGGCCTACGGCGAGTACATCCCGTTCCGCCGCTACTGGGACCCCAATTTCGGTGCGCTCCGCGAGATCGGCCGCGACATGAAGAGCGGCACCCGCACCAGCCCGATCCAGGTCGCGGGGATCAAGGTCGCCGACGCGATCTGCTTCGACGTCGCCTACGACGACGTGGCGCGCGACCAGCTGCAGGAGGGCGCGGAGCTGATGACCGTCCAGACCAGCAACGCGAGCTTCATCTTCACCGACCAGATCGACCAGCAGTTCGCGATCACCCGGCTCCGGGCGATCGAGTCCGGCCGCTGGCTGGTGGTGGCAGCCACCAACGGCATCACCGGCGTGATCGCCCCGGACGGCACCGTGGTGGCGTCGGCCGATCCGCGGACGACGGCCGTGCTCGTGGAACAGGTCGGTCTGAGCACCGAGCTGACGCCGGCGATCAGGCTGGGGGCCTGGCCGGCGAGAGTCCTCACCGGGCTGGCGCTCCTCGGTCTCGTGCTGGGCGCGATCGCGTACCGTCGGCAGCGGGAAGAAGATGCCGCGTCCACCCGAGACGCCAGCGACGCGCCGGCGCCCGAGACGTCCCCGAGTCCGAGTGAGACCTCCGTTGGCTGA
- the kal gene encoding 3-aminobutyryl-CoA ammonia lyase: MTASTGARATQRRYVPYSHAHYAGNLVDGAYGLGLFGDVATELSIQTDGDEGLFASYDDVQFRAPVRAGDVVEATAELVRVGNRSRVMAFTLTVVARGAATADRPGAATLLEPPLVATTATGTVVVP, encoded by the coding sequence GTGACCGCATCCACAGGCGCCCGAGCGACCCAGCGACGCTACGTGCCCTACTCCCACGCCCACTACGCCGGCAACCTCGTCGACGGCGCCTACGGCCTCGGCCTGTTCGGCGACGTGGCCACCGAGCTCAGCATCCAGACCGACGGCGACGAGGGTCTGTTCGCGTCCTACGACGATGTCCAGTTCCGCGCGCCGGTTCGTGCCGGCGATGTCGTCGAGGCGACCGCGGAGCTGGTCAGGGTCGGCAACCGGTCGCGGGTCATGGCGTTCACCCTGACCGTCGTCGCGCGCGGCGCGGCGACCGCGGACCGGCCCGGCGCCGCGACCCTGCTCGAGCCGCCGTTGGTGGCGACGACCGCCACCGGCACGGTCGTCGTCCCGTAG
- the kamE gene encoding lysine 5,6-aminomutase subunit beta, protein MSTLVRPYGDTTGDGMVQISFTLPVAHSKRAEGAAQQLAAKMGLDPALVVHAKPMGDDFTFFVVYGRVHHLVDLDAVEVVERDYPLLTPKEANAAIKRSLRRRLVVLGACIGTDAHTVGIDAILNIKGFAGEKGLEYYREIKVVNMGAQVSVPQLVDRAVAEQADAVLVSQVVTQRDAHLLNTREMSAAFGEAFQTEDRPLLVVGGPRFDEAMADELGVDRIFGRGTTPGEVASFLVHRIAS, encoded by the coding sequence GTGAGCACTCTCGTCCGTCCGTACGGCGACACCACCGGCGACGGAATGGTGCAGATCAGCTTCACGCTGCCGGTTGCGCACTCGAAGCGGGCCGAGGGTGCGGCCCAGCAGCTCGCGGCCAAGATGGGTCTCGACCCTGCGCTGGTCGTCCATGCGAAGCCGATGGGGGACGACTTCACCTTCTTCGTCGTCTACGGCCGGGTCCACCACCTCGTCGACCTCGACGCGGTGGAGGTGGTCGAGCGCGACTACCCGTTGCTCACCCCGAAGGAGGCGAACGCGGCGATCAAGCGCAGCCTGCGCCGGCGGCTCGTCGTGCTCGGCGCCTGCATCGGCACCGACGCGCACACCGTCGGCATCGACGCCATCTTGAACATCAAGGGGTTCGCGGGGGAGAAGGGGCTGGAGTACTACCGGGAGATCAAGGTCGTGAACATGGGGGCGCAGGTCTCGGTGCCCCAGCTCGTCGATCGTGCGGTGGCGGAGCAGGCGGACGCCGTGCTCGTGTCGCAGGTGGTCACCCAGCGCGACGCGCACCTGCTCAACACCCGGGAGATGTCGGCCGCCTTCGGCGAGGCGTTCCAGACCGAGGACCGTCCGTTGCTCGTCGTCGGTGGCCCGCGGTTCGACGAGGCAATGGCGGACGAGCTCGGAGTCGACCGGATCTTCGGTCGGGGCACGACGCCCGGCGAGGTAGCCAGCTTCCTGGTCCATAGGATCGCGTCATGA
- the kamD gene encoding lysine 5,6-aminomutase subunit alpha: MTTRAATKLDLDPATVRKARSLARKAGRPIVRLAQQHTTVSVERATLRLAGLSGADAEGTPWANRLLDAVRADVGLDHGVALPVWDALVRGEAEDLTTLAQKASAGSVRFEIPDGTRAKRARTASRRQVGAGIRQVDRRRAERDRLIKRHGDAPRQPWIYLIVATGDIYEDIPQAQQAAREGADVIAVIRSTGQSLLDFVPEGATREGFAGTYATQENFRLMRAALDETGKELGRYVRLTNYASGLCMPEIAALAGLERLDMMLNDSMYGILFRDINPVRTFVDQRFSRQVHARAGIIINTGEDNYLTTADAVEAAHTVTTSQLLNEYFAKEAGLEDWQLGLGHAFEIDPAVPESFRLELAHALLARELFPKAPLKWMPPTRHMTGDVFRGYLLDGFFNLVGAMTGQGILLVGMMTEAVVTPWLSDRDLALQNVRYVLDAAGGLGEDFHPAPDGLIATRARQVLGETIDLLERIVNDSDQEGDPPLLAAIADGTFGTMKRPPDGGRGLEGVARKADGYYNPASEILEEK, encoded by the coding sequence ATGACGACCAGGGCAGCCACGAAGCTCGACCTCGATCCGGCCACCGTCCGGAAGGCGCGGTCGCTGGCCCGCAAGGCCGGTCGGCCGATCGTGCGGCTGGCGCAGCAGCACACCACCGTCTCCGTCGAGCGCGCCACGCTGCGCCTCGCGGGACTGAGCGGGGCCGACGCGGAGGGCACGCCCTGGGCCAACCGGCTCCTCGACGCCGTCCGAGCCGACGTCGGTCTCGACCACGGCGTGGCACTGCCGGTGTGGGACGCGCTGGTCCGTGGCGAGGCGGAGGATCTGACGACGCTGGCGCAGAAGGCCTCGGCCGGTTCGGTGCGGTTCGAGATCCCGGACGGCACCCGGGCCAAGCGGGCCCGTACGGCGAGCCGTCGCCAGGTCGGCGCCGGCATCCGCCAGGTCGACCGCCGTCGGGCCGAGCGCGACCGGCTGATCAAGCGGCACGGCGACGCGCCGCGGCAACCGTGGATCTACCTCATCGTCGCCACCGGTGACATCTACGAGGACATCCCGCAGGCGCAGCAGGCCGCCCGGGAGGGGGCCGACGTGATCGCGGTGATCCGGTCGACCGGCCAGAGCCTGCTGGACTTCGTGCCCGAGGGCGCGACCAGGGAGGGCTTCGCCGGCACCTACGCCACCCAGGAGAACTTCCGGCTGATGCGGGCGGCGCTCGACGAGACCGGCAAGGAGCTCGGCCGCTACGTCCGGCTGACCAACTACGCCAGCGGCCTCTGCATGCCGGAGATCGCCGCGCTCGCCGGTCTCGAGCGCCTCGACATGATGCTGAACGACTCCATGTACGGGATCCTCTTCCGCGACATCAACCCGGTCCGCACCTTCGTCGACCAGCGGTTCAGCCGGCAGGTCCACGCCCGGGCCGGGATCATCATCAACACCGGCGAGGACAATTACCTCACGACCGCCGACGCTGTCGAGGCAGCCCATACGGTCACCACCAGCCAGCTGCTCAACGAGTACTTCGCCAAGGAGGCCGGCCTGGAGGACTGGCAGCTCGGCCTGGGCCACGCGTTCGAGATCGATCCGGCGGTGCCGGAGTCGTTCCGGCTCGAGCTCGCCCACGCCCTGCTGGCGCGCGAGCTGTTCCCCAAGGCGCCGCTCAAGTGGATGCCGCCGACCCGGCACATGACCGGCGACGTCTTCCGTGGCTACCTGCTCGACGGGTTCTTCAACCTGGTCGGCGCGATGACCGGCCAGGGCATCCTGCTCGTCGGCATGATGACCGAGGCCGTCGTGACGCCCTGGCTGTCCGACCGCGACCTCGCCCTCCAGAACGTCCGCTACGTCCTCGACGCCGCCGGTGGCCTGGGCGAGGACTTCCACCCCGCTCCGGACGGGCTGATCGCCACCCGCGCCCGCCAGGTGCTGGGTGAGACCATCGACCTGCTCGAGCGGATCGTGAACGACTCGGACCAGGAGGGTGACCCGCCCTTGCTCGCCGCGATCGCCGACGGGACCTTCGGCACGATGAAGCGGCCGCCGGACGGGGGCCGCGGGCTCGAGGGTGTCGCCCGCAAGGCAGACGGCTACTACAACCCCGCCTCCGAGATCCTGGAGGAGAAGTGA
- the kdd gene encoding L-erythro-3,5-diaminohexanoate dehydrogenase yields MIQQSDPTGLHRVLDDFRVLPQAARRLDTRPELWPDEVRIRVERLNLDAASFRQLEQQHEGDGGAVRDAVLGIVADRGKMQNPVTGSGGMLIGTVEEVGPESPLGLKVGQRVATLVSLTLTPLVITDGLADWDGRSEQVPCAGYAVLFGRSIAAVLPDDLPTGLSLAVMDVCGAPALTSRVVSQYVDRGSAPRVAVIGGGGKSGSLALAAARAAGAGRLVGVVPTEREAASLEGAGLADAVVVTDARDPIALRDSVAAAGGPADVTVVCVDVPGCEGGAVLSTADGGTVIFFSMATSFSAAALGAEGVAADVTMLVGNGYVPGHAALALDLLRTDAGVRRLFEERLA; encoded by the coding sequence GTGATTCAGCAGAGCGACCCGACGGGGTTGCACCGCGTGCTGGACGATTTCCGGGTGCTGCCGCAGGCGGCCCGCCGACTGGACACCCGGCCTGAGCTGTGGCCTGACGAGGTCCGGATCCGCGTCGAGCGGCTCAACCTGGACGCCGCCTCCTTCCGCCAGCTCGAGCAGCAGCACGAGGGCGACGGGGGAGCGGTGCGCGACGCCGTGCTGGGCATCGTGGCCGACCGGGGCAAGATGCAGAATCCGGTCACCGGCTCGGGCGGGATGCTCATCGGCACGGTCGAGGAGGTCGGTCCGGAGTCGCCGCTGGGTCTCAAGGTCGGCCAGCGGGTCGCCACCCTGGTGTCGCTGACCCTCACGCCGCTCGTGATCACCGACGGGCTCGCCGATTGGGACGGCCGCTCGGAGCAGGTGCCGTGCGCCGGCTACGCCGTCCTCTTCGGCCGGTCGATCGCGGCGGTGCTCCCGGACGACCTGCCGACCGGGCTCAGTCTGGCCGTGATGGACGTCTGCGGGGCACCGGCGCTGACCTCGCGCGTCGTGAGCCAGTACGTCGACCGCGGGTCGGCGCCGCGCGTCGCCGTCATCGGCGGTGGCGGCAAGTCCGGCTCGCTCGCGCTGGCCGCGGCCCGCGCCGCGGGCGCGGGCCGGCTGGTCGGCGTGGTCCCGACCGAGCGGGAGGCCGCATCCCTCGAGGGTGCGGGTCTCGCCGACGCGGTCGTGGTGACCGACGCCCGCGACCCGATCGCGCTGCGGGACTCGGTCGCCGCGGCGGGCGGACCCGCCGACGTCACCGTGGTGTGCGTGGACGTGCCGGGCTGCGAAGGCGGGGCCGTACTCTCCACGGCCGACGGCGGCACCGTCATCTTCTTCTCGATGGCCACCTCGTTCTCCGCGGCCGCGCTCGGCGCCGAGGGCGTGGCCGCCGACGTCACGATGCTCGTCGGCAACGGCTACGTGCCCGGTCATGCGGCGCTCGCGCTCGACCTGCTCCGCACCGACGCGGGCGTCCGGCGCCTCTTCGAGGAGCGACTCGCATGA
- a CDS encoding KamA family radical SAM protein produces MSIESSIAVGIPEPAGQPYPYRRVELTEPDWTRFPGWKDVTAEEWASVQWQRAHCVKNIKQLRELLGDLVDERFYADLERDQTERATMSMLVPPQMLNTMAPHVEPSGPGTLTDAFYADPIRHYMLPVFSDRRTDWPSHPHATRDSLHEHDMWVAEGLTHRYPTKVLAELLPTCPQYCGHCTRMDLVGNSTPTVEKLKFVAKPNDRLTDMLDYLRRTPSVRDVVVSGGDVANMPWPRLESFLDSLLEIDNIRDIRLATKALIGLPQHWAQPDVVDGVGRVAATARKRGVSIAIHTHANHAQSITPAVASATALMLEAGLRDVRNQGVILNGVNADPHALLDLCFALLDGARIMPYYFYMCDLIPYSEHWRISVAQAQHLQHQIMGYLPGFATPRIVCDVPFVGKRWVHQLADYDVERGISHWTKNYLTSIEAGDPDALQRTYEYYDPIHTLPPSGQSWWANHADLDDSALRAAEVAEASRRTAALQAH; encoded by the coding sequence ATGAGCATCGAGTCGTCGATCGCAGTCGGCATCCCCGAGCCCGCCGGTCAGCCGTATCCCTACCGCAGGGTCGAGCTGACAGAACCGGACTGGACCCGCTTCCCGGGTTGGAAGGACGTCACCGCCGAGGAGTGGGCCTCGGTGCAGTGGCAGCGCGCGCACTGCGTCAAGAACATCAAGCAGCTGCGCGAGCTCCTCGGCGACCTCGTCGACGAGCGCTTCTACGCCGACCTCGAGCGCGACCAGACCGAGCGGGCGACCATGTCCATGCTCGTGCCGCCGCAGATGCTCAACACGATGGCCCCGCACGTCGAGCCCTCCGGCCCCGGAACCCTGACCGACGCGTTCTACGCCGACCCGATCCGTCACTACATGCTGCCCGTCTTCTCCGACCGGCGCACCGACTGGCCGTCCCACCCCCACGCCACGCGTGACTCGCTCCACGAGCACGACATGTGGGTCGCCGAGGGCCTGACCCACCGCTACCCCACCAAGGTGCTCGCCGAGCTGCTGCCGACGTGCCCGCAGTACTGCGGCCACTGCACCCGGATGGACCTGGTCGGCAACTCGACGCCGACGGTCGAGAAGCTCAAATTCGTCGCCAAGCCCAACGACCGGCTCACGGACATGCTCGACTACCTGCGCCGTACACCGTCGGTCCGCGACGTCGTCGTGTCCGGCGGCGACGTGGCGAACATGCCGTGGCCGCGGCTCGAGTCGTTCCTCGACTCGCTGCTCGAGATCGACAACATCCGCGACATCCGGCTGGCGACCAAGGCGCTCATCGGACTGCCCCAGCACTGGGCCCAGCCCGACGTCGTCGACGGCGTCGGCCGGGTGGCCGCCACTGCTCGCAAACGGGGTGTCTCGATCGCGATCCACACCCACGCCAACCACGCGCAGTCGATCACGCCGGCGGTTGCCAGCGCGACGGCGCTGATGCTCGAGGCGGGTCTCCGCGACGTGCGCAACCAGGGCGTCATCCTCAACGGCGTCAACGCCGACCCGCACGCGCTGCTCGACCTGTGCTTCGCGCTGCTCGACGGCGCGCGGATCATGCCCTACTACTTCTACATGTGCGACCTGATCCCCTACAGCGAGCACTGGCGGATCTCCGTCGCCCAGGCGCAGCACCTGCAGCACCAGATCATGGGCTACCTGCCGGGCTTCGCGACCCCGCGGATCGTGTGCGACGTTCCGTTCGTCGGCAAGCGCTGGGTGCACCAGCTCGCCGACTACGACGTCGAGCGCGGCATCAGCCACTGGACGAAGAACTACCTGACCTCGATCGAGGCCGGCGACCCCGACGCGCTCCAGCGCACCTACGAGTACTACGACCCGATCCACACCCTCCCGCCCAGCGGTCAGTCGTGGTGGGCCAACCACGCCGATCTCGACGACTCGGCGCTGCGGGCGGCAGAGGTCGCCGAGGCTTCACGTCGTACGGCGGCGCTCCAGGCGCACTGA
- a CDS encoding AsnC family transcriptional regulator has product MSQSGSSSSVEAIDRQILELLAKDGRMSYTDLGKATGLSTSAVHQRVKRLEQRGLILGYGATVNHAEIGLPLTAFIAIAPFDPSQPDDTPERLEDLPEIESCWSVAGEESYVIKVRSHSPSELEELLARIRAAANVSTRTTIVLSTYYENRPVTG; this is encoded by the coding sequence GTGAGCCAGAGCGGCAGTTCCTCCTCCGTGGAGGCCATCGATCGCCAGATCCTCGAACTGCTGGCCAAGGACGGCCGGATGTCCTACACGGATCTCGGGAAGGCGACCGGGCTCTCCACCTCGGCCGTGCACCAGCGCGTGAAGCGGCTCGAGCAGCGGGGCCTGATCCTCGGGTACGGCGCCACCGTCAACCACGCGGAGATCGGGCTCCCGCTCACCGCGTTCATCGCGATCGCGCCCTTCGACCCGTCCCAGCCCGACGACACCCCCGAGCGGCTGGAGGACCTGCCCGAGATCGAGTCCTGCTGGTCGGTGGCCGGCGAGGAGTCCTACGTCATCAAGGTGCGCTCGCACTCACCCTCGGAGCTCGAGGAGCTCCTGGCCCGGATCCGCGCCGCCGCGAACGTGTCGACGCGGACCACCATCGTGCTCTCGACGTACTACGAGAACCGGCCGGTCACCGGCTGA